One Nostoc sp. UHCC 0302 DNA window includes the following coding sequences:
- a CDS encoding SRPBCC family protein — MTSTPGDKLSTSQGEASEVERWASLIGGGAMVLMGLKQGSLRGALTALAGGGLIYQGATKQSTIQQAQEAIGVNKPIKVEKTVTINKSADELYRFWHNFENLPTFMKHLKSVKVYNEKRSHWITNAPLGNSVEWDADILEDRENEFISWASVEGADVDNSGFVRFKKAPGDRGTEVKVVLEYNPPGGALTAAVAKLFGEEPEQQIGDELRRFKMLMETGEIATTEGQPSGRK; from the coding sequence GTGACTTCTACACCAGGAGACAAACTAAGTACAAGTCAAGGGGAAGCCAGTGAAGTTGAGCGCTGGGCATCTCTCATAGGTGGCGGTGCTATGGTGCTGATGGGTTTAAAGCAAGGCTCTTTACGGGGAGCGCTAACAGCTTTAGCTGGTGGCGGTTTGATTTATCAAGGTGCGACCAAACAAAGCACGATTCAACAAGCACAGGAAGCTATAGGTGTGAATAAACCCATCAAAGTTGAAAAGACAGTCACTATCAATAAATCGGCGGATGAACTGTACCGCTTTTGGCACAACTTTGAGAATCTGCCAACATTCATGAAGCATCTCAAATCTGTGAAAGTTTACAACGAGAAACGTTCCCACTGGATTACGAATGCACCCTTGGGTAACAGTGTAGAATGGGATGCAGACATTCTCGAAGACCGAGAAAACGAGTTTATTTCTTGGGCTTCCGTTGAAGGTGCAGACGTTGATAATTCTGGTTTTGTCCGCTTTAAAAAAGCACCAGGCGATCGCGGTACGGAAGTCAAGGTTGTTCTAGAATATAACCCCCCTGGTGGAGCGCTAACAGCTGCGGTAGCTAAACTTTTTGGTGAAGAACCAGAACAGCAAATAGGCGACGAATTACGCCGCTTCAAAATGCTAATGGAAACAGGCGAAATCGCCACCACCGAAGGTCAACCTTCTGGACGCAAGTAG
- a CDS encoding serine hydrolase domain-containing protein, whose protein sequence is MLESVEQRIERVINNLLPATVVEGKFGSPKNLYERLVHYHTPGISIAVINDFEIEWTRGFGVCEAGTTREVTPYTLFQAASISKPVFALAVMRLAQEGQLNLDDYRRNVASSTGRANTRSE, encoded by the coding sequence ATGCTGGAATCTGTTGAGCAACGCATTGAACGCGTAATCAATAATCTTCTGCCAGCGACAGTGGTGGAAGGAAAATTCGGTTCCCCAAAAAATCTGTATGAGCGATTGGTGCATTACCACACCCCAGGCATTAGTATTGCCGTTATCAATGATTTTGAAATCGAATGGACGCGTGGATTTGGGGTGTGCGAAGCTGGAACAACTCGTGAAGTCACACCATACACATTATTTCAAGCAGCCTCAATCAGCAAACCTGTTTTCGCCTTAGCGGTGATGCGTCTTGCACAAGAAGGCCAGCTCAATCTTGATGACTATCGAAGAAATGTTGCGTCCTCAACAGGCAGAGCAAATACAAGAAGCGAATGA
- a CDS encoding cupin domain-containing protein has protein sequence MTDTSVTKIDSTHSPKGQLGQKYLASGKSVSMRLWENEQPGEAKESKAREYETVGYVINGRAELHIEGQKILLEPGNSWVVAKGVSHTYKILESFTAVEATSPPAQVHGRDED, from the coding sequence ATGACTGATACAAGCGTGACAAAAATAGACTCTACCCATTCACCCAAAGGTCAGCTAGGCCAGAAATATCTCGCATCTGGTAAGTCTGTGTCGATGCGTCTTTGGGAAAATGAACAACCGGGAGAAGCCAAAGAATCAAAAGCACGGGAATATGAAACAGTTGGTTATGTAATTAATGGTCGCGCAGAGTTACACATTGAAGGTCAAAAGATTTTACTTGAACCAGGAAACTCCTGGGTAGTGGCAAAAGGAGTCTCCCACACCTACAAAATTTTGGAATCATTCACCGCTGTTGAAGCAACCAGTCCGCCCGCTCAAGTTCATGGGCGTGATGAAGATTGA
- the ureE gene encoding urease accessory protein UreE yields the protein MLTLTERKPPNSNTTVALTLALTAEERTRSRHRFEIEDNKVVFLRLPRGTVLRDGDILQDEVNGTLVRITAKPELVLTVFAQTPLLLLRAAYHLGNRHVPVEITPSYFRLSPDAVLRAMLEQLGLEIREEIVPFHPELGAYGQHHHAH from the coding sequence ATGCTAACGTTGACTGAACGTAAACCGCCAAACTCTAATACAACAGTCGCCTTAACTCTCGCCCTTACAGCAGAAGAACGCACCCGCAGTCGTCATCGTTTTGAGATTGAAGATAACAAAGTTGTGTTTTTGCGTTTACCCAGAGGAACAGTGCTACGGGATGGCGATATTCTGCAAGACGAAGTGAATGGGACTTTAGTAAGAATTACAGCTAAACCAGAATTAGTTTTGACTGTTTTTGCTCAAACACCGCTTTTATTACTACGCGCAGCATACCATTTAGGGAATCGCCATGTACCTGTAGAAATTACCCCAAGCTATTTTCGTTTATCACCAGATGCTGTTTTACGCGCCATGTTAGAACAACTGGGGCTAGAAATTAGAGAAGAAATTGTACCATTTCACCCAGAATTAGGAGCTTATGGACAACACCATCATGCTCACTGA
- a CDS encoding urease accessory protein UreF: MDNTIMLTDSHLLTILQLASPALPVGAYSYSEGLETLTENGAIANQANLKHWLEAELRYGAIRLEAAVMIRAEQTAKIGDLKALCRWNLWLSAARETEELRASSWQMGRSLIQLLGKLEPQVMPIVNAVGNRCNYAIAFGIAVAHWQINIQAALLAYLHSWASNLITAGVKLIPLGQTAGQQLLLDLQPLISLAAKEILTLEDDQLSCCSWGLSLASMQHETQYTRLFRS, from the coding sequence ATGGACAACACCATCATGCTCACTGATAGCCATTTGTTAACTATTTTACAACTGGCTAGCCCGGCGTTGCCTGTAGGAGCATATAGTTATTCTGAAGGTTTAGAAACGTTAACGGAAAATGGGGCGATCGCTAACCAAGCAAACCTCAAACACTGGTTAGAAGCAGAACTGCGTTATGGGGCAATTCGGTTAGAGGCAGCGGTAATGATTAGAGCCGAGCAAACTGCAAAAATCGGTGATTTAAAAGCGCTATGCCGCTGGAATCTATGGTTATCCGCAGCCAGAGAAACAGAAGAGTTACGCGCCTCTAGTTGGCAGATGGGGCGATCGCTTATCCAGTTACTTGGTAAATTAGAACCACAAGTAATGCCAATTGTCAATGCTGTGGGTAATCGTTGTAATTATGCGATCGCTTTTGGCATTGCCGTTGCCCATTGGCAAATTAATATTCAAGCTGCCTTACTAGCATATCTGCATAGTTGGGCAAGTAATCTAATTACTGCTGGCGTAAAGCTTATTCCTTTAGGACAAACCGCAGGACAGCAACTCCTGCTAGATTTACAGCCATTGATTAGTCTTGCAGCGAAAGAAATTCTAACTTTAGAGGATGATCAACTCAGTTGTTGCAGTTGGGGTTTATCATTGGCGAGTATGCAACATGAAACGCAGTATACAAGATTGTTTAGGAGTTAA
- a CDS encoding choice-of-anchor Q domain-containing protein: protein MTTFTVTNTNDSGSGSLRQAILDANALTGKDIINFDGIFADNIADTIALTSSSLLITDNLNIQGTNTNLPTVSNATNRVFNIESGVTAEISFLSITKGNSEEQFSLGGGIQNLGTLILSDSIISGSTAWEKGSGIYNSGTLIVNNSTISNNTAGFFDYENSDIKNGYGGGIYNTGSVTLSYSTISGNVAGLETGGGGGIYNDGTLTVFYSTITNNIGFYEAGGISNNGTVTVLHSNITNNSALFATGGIDNNLDSSILVIDDSLISGNTGGTGILIGGGIENSGTLIVNNSTISNNLLDARSRFATGSGGISNVSGGRAIVNNSTIGSNEGITGGGIFNDGILTVNNSTFSSNRAYAGGGIFNDGRATINNSTFSNNYASAYGGGISNGSAYPEVLSEGEIPEFYGSTLTVNNSTIINNSTSFAQGSGGIFNIDQLFNSSITGDGSATVKNSIIAGNFFINADDPTKNTNLDVGGIFISNGHNLIGNLSGSTGFNADEELTVPLTDVLDTTLRDNGGLVQTHALVIGSPAINAGENADIPADTQDQDRDSNTSEPIPFDQRGSGYLRISGGRVDIGAYEAVVNVINGTSAPDTINGTVGNDIITGLQGRDILSGGLGADTFVYTNIRELADTITDFAVGTDKIVLQGLFQRLNLSNLNFASAVAGGYLQFDSQGSNTVVLIDPDGTAGKSRAITFLTLQNIAASSLNNSVNFVI, encoded by the coding sequence ATGACTACATTTACCGTCACCAACACTAATGATAGTGGCAGTGGTTCTCTTAGGCAGGCAATTTTAGATGCCAACGCTCTAACAGGGAAAGATATCATCAACTTTGATGGAATTTTCGCCGATAACATTGCTGATACTATAGCCTTGACTAGTAGCAGTCTTTTGATTACAGATAACCTAAATATTCAAGGTACAAACACTAACTTACCAACTGTTAGTAATGCCACTAACCGAGTGTTCAACATAGAAAGCGGTGTTACAGCAGAAATTAGTTTTTTAAGTATTACTAAAGGTAACTCTGAAGAACAATTTTCGCTAGGTGGCGGTATCCAAAACTTAGGCACTCTTATTTTGAGTGACAGTATTATCAGTGGTAGCACTGCATGGGAAAAAGGCAGTGGCATCTATAACTCTGGTACTTTGATTGTAAATAACAGCACTATCAGTAACAACACCGCAGGGTTTTTTGACTACGAAAATTCTGATATTAAGAATGGCTATGGTGGCGGTATTTACAATACTGGCTCTGTTACACTGAGCTACAGCACCATTAGTGGTAACGTAGCAGGACTCGAAACAGGCGGCGGTGGTGGCATCTATAATGATGGCACTTTGACAGTCTTCTACAGCACTATCACTAATAACATAGGGTTTTATGAAGCAGGTGGCATATCTAACAATGGCACTGTCACAGTCTTACACAGCAACATCACAAACAATAGTGCATTATTTGCAACTGGCGGCATTGATAATAATTTAGATTCAAGTATTTTAGTAATAGACGATAGTTTGATCAGTGGCAATACGGGAGGAACGGGAATACTAATCGGTGGTGGTATTGAAAACTCTGGAACTTTAATAGTCAACAATAGTACTATTAGTAACAATTTATTAGATGCACGTAGCCGATTTGCGACAGGCAGCGGTGGTATTTCTAATGTCTCTGGTGGCAGAGCAATAGTTAACAACAGCACTATTGGTAGTAACGAAGGAATTACAGGCGGTGGGATTTTTAATGATGGCATCCTGACGGTAAACAATAGCACCTTCAGCAGTAACAGAGCATATGCTGGCGGTGGAATTTTTAATGATGGCAGAGCAACAATAAATAACAGCACCTTTAGCAACAATTATGCAAGTGCATACGGAGGCGGCATCTCTAACGGTTCTGCCTACCCTGAAGTGTTGAGTGAGGGTGAAATACCAGAATTTTATGGCAGCACTCTAACGGTAAACAATAGCACTATCATTAACAATTCAACATCTTTCGCTCAAGGATCTGGCGGTATTTTCAATATCGATCAACTTTTTAACAGCAGTATCACTGGTGATGGCTCTGCAACAGTAAAAAATAGCATCATTGCAGGCAACTTTTTCATTAATGCAGATGATCCAACTAAAAATACCAACCTTGATGTAGGAGGTATCTTTATTAGCAACGGTCATAATCTCATCGGTAACCTGAGTGGCAGCACTGGCTTCAATGCCGACGAAGAGTTAACAGTTCCGCTTACAGACGTATTGGATACTACCTTACGAGACAATGGCGGACTAGTTCAAACTCATGCTCTGGTGATTGGTAGCCCAGCTATTAATGCTGGAGAAAACGCAGATATCCCGGCTGATACCCAAGACCAAGATCGTGACAGCAATACCAGCGAACCAATCCCATTTGACCAGCGCGGTTCTGGCTATTTACGCATATCTGGTGGCAGAGTGGACATTGGTGCTTATGAAGCAGTTGTAAACGTGATTAATGGCACTTCTGCCCCAGACACTATTAATGGCACAGTTGGCAATGATATTATCACAGGCTTACAAGGCAGAGATATTCTCTCTGGTGGTTTAGGTGCTGATACATTTGTCTACACAAATATTAGAGAGTTAGCCGATACCATCACTGATTTTGCAGTTGGCACAGACAAAATTGTGCTACAAGGACTGTTCCAACGTTTAAATCTCAGTAATTTGAATTTTGCTTCTGCGGTCGCTGGTGGCTACTTACAATTTGATAGCCAAGGCAGCAATACTGTAGTTTTGATTGACCCAGATGGCACAGCTGGTAAAAGTAGAGCTATCACTTTTCTCACTCTTCAAAATATAGCTGCTTCTTCACTCAACAACTCTGTTAATTTTGTCATCTAA
- a CDS encoding manganese catalase family protein produces the protein MFYHTKRLQYFTPPTNPDAVYAKKVQELIGGVFGEMTVMMQYLFQGWNCRGPAKYRDMLLDIGTEEIGHVEMLATMIAHLLDKAPIKYQEDGAKDPVVGAVMGGINPRDVITAAMNPQHAIVSGGGATPSDSVGFPWNGRFIVASGNLLADFRSNLHAESQGLVQAVRLFEMTDDPGVKDTLSFMIARDTMHQNQWLAAIEDLQREGFEGTVVPKVAHEYGKNEFAYQFWNNSEGTQSAEGRWAKGPSIDGKGEFQYVENPEPLGTEPHPPQPDPRLHGTPKDPALQQQGNGASAPPLVERTTVIGE, from the coding sequence ATGTTTTACCATACGAAACGGTTACAGTACTTCACACCACCTACAAATCCTGATGCAGTTTATGCCAAGAAGGTTCAGGAACTCATTGGTGGTGTATTTGGGGAAATGACCGTCATGATGCAGTATCTGTTTCAGGGTTGGAACTGTCGTGGCCCTGCGAAGTACCGAGATATGCTGCTAGACATCGGTACTGAGGAAATCGGTCATGTCGAGATGCTAGCCACGATGATCGCCCATCTGTTGGACAAAGCCCCAATTAAATACCAAGAGGATGGTGCAAAAGATCCAGTTGTCGGTGCGGTTATGGGCGGTATAAACCCACGAGATGTGATTACAGCAGCCATGAACCCACAGCACGCCATTGTTTCAGGCGGAGGTGCTACACCAAGTGACAGCGTTGGTTTCCCTTGGAATGGTCGCTTCATTGTCGCTAGTGGTAACCTCTTAGCAGACTTTCGCTCTAATCTCCATGCTGAATCTCAGGGTCTCGTACAGGCTGTACGGTTGTTTGAAATGACAGACGACCCAGGAGTGAAAGATACCCTCAGTTTTATGATCGCCCGCGATACCATGCATCAAAACCAGTGGCTAGCAGCGATTGAGGATCTGCAAAGAGAAGGATTTGAAGGTACAGTTGTTCCCAAAGTCGCACACGAATATGGGAAGAACGAATTTGCCTATCAATTCTGGAACAACTCAGAAGGTACTCAAAGTGCCGAAGGTCGCTGGGCAAAAGGGCCTTCCATAGATGGCAAAGGAGAATTCCAGTATGTTGAGAATCCTGAACCACTGGGGACAGAACCACATCCACCGCAGCCTGATCCTCGACTTCACGGCACGCCCAAAGATCCAGCATTGCAGCAGCAAGGTAACGGTGCTAGCGCACCCCCTTTAGTTGAACGCACGACGGTTATCGGCGAATAA
- a CDS encoding Gfo/Idh/MocA family oxidoreductase, translated as MFDILKSELTRRTLLYKAGFGFMALGVAGAVGTILRPMRTLAQAGPASTKEPPLPPDKKLGWAIVGLGKFATQQIIPSFGECKRSKLVALVSGDRAKAEQYAQQYGVNPKNIYNYQNFDSIRNNPEVDVIYIILPNGLHAEYSIRAAQAGKHIMCEKPMAINVEECQAMINAAKKSDRKLMIAYRAQYEPYNLAAIELAQSGKLGKLKAIVSDHGRNLDPKDPADRWRANKKLAGGGSLYDIGIYALNATRYITGEEPQEISAMMYSTPGDPRFGEVEENVNFMLRFPSGVLANCTSSYGYADTKRIQVFGADATLELDPATDYYQHRLTIKRKDGNEERNIEEKNQFALEIDHLSESIIQNKQPKTPGEEGLQDVRLMQLIYEAARTGKTIKV; from the coding sequence ATGTTCGACATCCTCAAATCAGAACTTACACGCCGTACCCTTTTATATAAAGCAGGTTTTGGGTTCATGGCGCTTGGTGTGGCTGGGGCAGTGGGAACAATTCTTAGACCAATGCGGACTCTAGCGCAAGCGGGGCCAGCATCAACCAAGGAACCGCCTCTACCTCCAGACAAAAAGTTAGGATGGGCGATTGTTGGTTTAGGCAAGTTTGCCACACAACAGATTATTCCATCCTTTGGTGAATGTAAGCGTTCAAAGTTGGTAGCTTTAGTGAGTGGCGATCGCGCCAAAGCTGAGCAATATGCACAGCAATACGGTGTTAATCCCAAGAATATCTATAACTACCAGAACTTCGACAGTATCCGCAATAATCCAGAGGTAGATGTTATTTATATCATCTTGCCTAACGGGTTACACGCCGAATACAGCATTCGCGCCGCCCAAGCTGGTAAACACATCATGTGTGAGAAGCCGATGGCGATTAATGTCGAGGAATGCCAAGCAATGATTAACGCGGCCAAAAAAAGCGATCGCAAGTTAATGATTGCTTACCGAGCCCAGTATGAACCTTACAACCTCGCAGCTATCGAACTTGCTCAAAGCGGGAAACTTGGTAAATTAAAAGCGATCGTTTCTGACCACGGACGCAACCTCGACCCCAAAGACCCCGCAGACCGCTGGCGGGCAAATAAAAAACTCGCTGGCGGCGGTTCTCTTTACGACATTGGTATCTACGCTTTAAATGCCACTCGGTACATCACAGGCGAGGAACCGCAAGAAATCAGCGCCATGATGTATAGCACCCCTGGCGACCCCCGCTTTGGGGAAGTCGAAGAAAATGTCAACTTTATGCTACGTTTCCCTAGTGGAGTACTTGCCAACTGTACCTCCAGCTACGGCTACGCCGATACAAAACGTATCCAAGTCTTCGGGGCTGATGCCACCTTAGAATTAGATCCAGCAACTGACTACTATCAACACCGTCTCACAATTAAGCGCAAAGACGGCAACGAGGAGCGAAATATTGAAGAAAAGAACCAATTCGCCCTAGAGATAGATCATTTGTCCGAGTCTATTATCCAGAATAAACAACCTAAAACTCCAGGTGAAGAAGGTTTACAAGACGTGAGGCTGATGCAATTGATTTACGAAGCAGCACGCACAGGCAAAACAATCAAAGTTTAA
- a CDS encoding zinc-dependent alcohol dehydrogenase has translation MKAVCWYGANDVRVETVPDPKILNPRDAIIKITSTAICGSDLHIYGGYIPTVKQGDIIGHEFMGEVVEVGRGISNLKIGDRVVVPSTIGCGNCNYCQRDMWSLCDNSNPNGWIEEKLFGNITSAIYGYSHAFGGYAGAQAEYVRVPYADVGVVKVPPDLPDEMLLFISDAIPTGYMGAELCDIQPGDTVAVWGCGAVGQFAMISAYLMGAEKVIAIDRFPERLELAKRYAKAEVINYEEVDAGEALKEMTGGRGPDACIDAVGLEAHGVGLEDFYDQTKQKLRLETDRPHVLRQMMVACRKGGTLSVMGVYGGFVDKMPFGAAFNKALTFRMGQMHGQKYMHLLLQLVLDGKLDPSLVVTHQLPLEQAPYGYDIFQQKKDNCIKVVLKP, from the coding sequence ATGAAAGCAGTTTGCTGGTACGGCGCTAATGATGTCCGTGTGGAGACAGTGCCAGATCCAAAAATTCTCAATCCGCGTGACGCTATTATCAAAATTACTTCAACGGCGATTTGCGGCTCGGATCTCCATATTTATGGCGGTTACATTCCCACAGTTAAACAAGGTGACATTATTGGTCACGAATTTATGGGGGAAGTCGTAGAAGTTGGTAGAGGAATCAGCAACTTAAAAATAGGCGATCGCGTTGTTGTTCCTTCTACAATTGGCTGTGGTAATTGTAATTACTGCCAGCGTGATATGTGGTCATTGTGCGATAACTCCAACCCCAATGGTTGGATTGAAGAAAAGTTATTCGGCAATATCACCTCAGCAATTTACGGCTACTCTCATGCCTTCGGGGGTTATGCAGGCGCACAAGCAGAATATGTGCGAGTACCTTATGCTGATGTCGGTGTTGTTAAAGTTCCGCCAGATTTGCCGGACGAGATGCTATTATTCATCTCCGACGCCATCCCCACCGGCTACATGGGTGCAGAATTATGCGATATTCAGCCAGGTGATACTGTAGCCGTTTGGGGTTGCGGCGCTGTCGGACAGTTTGCCATGATCAGCGCCTACTTGATGGGTGCAGAAAAAGTTATCGCCATAGACCGCTTTCCCGAACGTCTGGAATTAGCCAAAAGATACGCCAAAGCCGAAGTAATCAATTATGAAGAAGTTGATGCTGGCGAAGCGTTAAAAGAGATGACCGGCGGGAGAGGCCCCGATGCGTGTATTGATGCTGTTGGTTTAGAAGCGCACGGCGTGGGTTTAGAAGACTTTTACGACCAGACTAAGCAAAAACTACGCTTAGAAACCGACCGTCCTCACGTACTGCGTCAAATGATGGTCGCTTGTCGTAAAGGAGGCACCCTTTCCGTAATGGGTGTTTATGGTGGCTTTGTGGATAAAATGCCCTTTGGTGCAGCCTTCAACAAAGCCTTAACTTTCAGGATGGGACAAATGCATGGACAAAAATATATGCATTTACTGTTACAGCTAGTCTTAGATGGAAAACTCGATCCATCTTTAGTTGTTACCCATCAACTACCCTTGGAACAAGCACCCTACGGCTATGACATATTTCAACAAAAAAAGGACAACTGTATCAAAGTTGTTCTGAAACCTTGA
- a CDS encoding zinc-dependent alcohol dehydrogenase, giving the protein MKAVCWHSANDVRVETVPDPKILNPRDAIVKITSTAICGSDLHLYNGYIPTMEKGDILGHEFMGEVVELGSSVKNVQIGDRVVVPFTISCGNCFFCNRDLWSLCDNSNPNGPLIEKLMGHSPSGLFGYSHLFGGYAGGQAEYARVPFADVGLFKIPDGLKDEQVLFLTDIFPTGYMAAENCHIKPGDIVAIWGCGPVGQFAIRSAHLFGAERVIAIDRVPERLQMAKEQGKAEILNYEEVDVGEALKEMTGGRGPDAVIDAVGLEAHGTDFMGLYDQVKQAVRLETDRPTALRNAIVACGKGGHVSIAGAYGGFLDKIPMGAAMNKGLTFKMGQTHVQRYLRPLLEHIQNGDIDPSFVITHTLPLEQAPHGYEIFKHKKDNCIKVVLKP; this is encoded by the coding sequence ATGAAAGCAGTTTGCTGGCACAGTGCCAATGATGTGCGAGTTGAGACAGTGCCAGATCCTAAAATTCTCAACCCACGTGATGCCATTGTTAAGATTACCTCAACAGCGATTTGTGGTTCAGATTTGCATCTTTACAATGGCTACATTCCCACAATGGAAAAGGGGGATATCCTTGGCCATGAATTTATGGGAGAAGTCGTGGAATTGGGAAGTTCTGTAAAGAATGTGCAAATAGGCGATCGCGTCGTTGTTCCCTTCACTATCTCCTGTGGTAATTGCTTTTTCTGCAATCGCGATTTGTGGTCATTGTGCGATAATTCAAACCCCAATGGGCCATTGATAGAAAAGTTAATGGGTCATTCACCATCTGGCTTATTTGGCTACTCTCACCTATTTGGTGGTTATGCAGGCGGTCAAGCTGAGTATGCGAGAGTTCCCTTTGCAGATGTCGGCTTGTTCAAAATCCCTGATGGATTAAAAGATGAACAAGTATTATTCTTAACAGATATTTTTCCCACAGGTTACATGGCGGCGGAAAACTGCCACATTAAACCCGGCGACATTGTTGCGATTTGGGGTTGTGGCCCAGTTGGGCAATTTGCTATCAGAAGCGCACATCTGTTCGGTGCAGAACGCGTGATTGCGATCGACCGGGTTCCCGAACGTTTGCAAATGGCTAAAGAACAGGGCAAAGCCGAAATCCTTAACTACGAAGAAGTGGATGTCGGTGAAGCCCTCAAAGAAATGACTGGCGGTCGTGGCCCCGATGCTGTGATTGATGCAGTCGGGCTAGAGGCACACGGCACTGATTTTATGGGTTTATACGACCAAGTAAAACAAGCAGTGCGTCTAGAAACCGACCGTCCCACAGCTTTACGGAATGCAATAGTAGCTTGTGGTAAAGGTGGTCACGTATCCATTGCAGGGGCTTACGGCGGCTTTTTAGATAAAATCCCGATGGGTGCAGCCATGAACAAGGGTTTAACTTTCAAAATGGGACAAACCCACGTCCAGAGATACTTGCGCCCGTTACTAGAACACATCCAAAACGGTGACATCGATCCATCCTTCGTCATCACCCACACCCTACCACTAGAACAAGCCCCACACGGTTACGAAATCTTCAAGCACAAAAAAGACAACTGCATCAAGGTTGTACTTAAACCATGA
- the ureG gene encoding urease accessory protein UreG, protein MNTFRVGVAGPVGSGKTALVDALCKALREQYKIAVVTNDIYTQEDAQFLVRSQALTSDRILGVETGGCPHTAIREDASMNLAAIEQLEERFSDLDLVFLESGGDNLAATFSPELVDLTIYVIDVAAGDKIPRKGGPGITKSDLLVINKTDLAPYVGADLTVMERDSKKMRGDKPFIFTNLKTQSGLADVINFVCKNIC, encoded by the coding sequence ATGAACACATTTAGAGTAGGAGTTGCTGGCCCGGTAGGTTCTGGGAAAACTGCTTTGGTCGATGCTTTGTGTAAGGCGTTGCGTGAGCAGTATAAAATTGCGGTAGTAACGAATGATATATATACTCAGGAAGATGCTCAGTTTTTGGTGCGTTCTCAAGCGTTGACAAGCGATCGCATCTTGGGTGTGGAAACTGGCGGTTGTCCTCACACTGCTATCCGTGAAGATGCTTCGATGAATTTGGCTGCAATTGAACAGTTAGAAGAGCGATTTTCTGATTTAGATTTAGTATTTTTAGAAAGTGGTGGCGATAATTTAGCAGCTACCTTCAGTCCAGAATTGGTGGATTTAACCATTTACGTCATTGATGTAGCAGCTGGTGATAAAATTCCTCGCAAAGGTGGCCCTGGTATTACCAAGTCAGATTTGTTGGTAATAAATAAAACTGACCTTGCACCCTATGTCGGCGCAGATTTAACTGTCATGGAACGAGATTCTAAAAAAATGCGTGGCGATAAACCTTTTATCTTTACTAATTTGAAAACTCAATCAGGTCTTGCAGATGTGATAAACTTTGTCTGCAAAAACATCTGTTAA